Proteins encoded within one genomic window of Neorhizobium galegae bv. orientalis str. HAMBI 540:
- a CDS encoding ABC transporter permease, whose amino-acid sequence MASVDMTTRDNSPVPTTTGPATNGPVDDMPDDGIKLAVRHFIGRVVAVVTTLLGLLFLTFSMGRLLPADPVLAITGPEVSKEVYDRVFKQLGLDQPVYIQFLSYVKRVLTGDLGVSAITGQPIVTDLLSIFPATIELTLVAMIVGTIVGVPLGITAAVHRGKPIDHVARIVGLAGHSIPTFWMGLMALFIFYAKLQWVGASGRVDVYYEGIVTPVTGFLLLDSAMEGNWDVFQNALGHIILPGSILGYYSVAYISRMSRSFMLEQLGQEYIITARAKGLASRQVIWRHAFRNIRVQLLTIIALTLGGLLEGAVLIETVFAWPGLGQYLTRGLQMNDMNVVMGAVLTIGIVFLIINITSDVLYRILDPRTR is encoded by the coding sequence GTGGCCAGCGTGGACATGACGACACGAGACAACTCGCCCGTACCGACCACGACTGGTCCCGCCACCAATGGCCCGGTCGATGACATGCCGGATGATGGCATCAAGCTTGCCGTCCGTCACTTCATCGGTCGCGTCGTCGCTGTGGTGACGACGCTGCTGGGGCTGCTCTTCCTGACCTTCTCGATGGGACGCCTGCTGCCGGCCGATCCGGTTCTGGCGATCACCGGACCCGAGGTCAGCAAGGAAGTCTACGACCGAGTTTTCAAGCAACTCGGGCTCGACCAGCCCGTCTACATCCAGTTCCTCAGCTATGTGAAAAGAGTGCTGACCGGCGATCTCGGCGTCTCCGCGATCACCGGCCAGCCCATCGTCACCGACCTGCTGTCGATCTTTCCGGCGACGATCGAACTGACCCTGGTGGCGATGATCGTCGGCACTATCGTTGGCGTGCCACTCGGCATCACGGCTGCGGTTCATCGCGGCAAGCCGATCGACCATGTCGCCCGTATCGTCGGTCTTGCAGGCCATTCGATCCCGACCTTCTGGATGGGTCTGATGGCGCTCTTCATCTTCTATGCCAAGCTGCAATGGGTCGGCGCATCGGGGCGCGTCGATGTCTATTACGAAGGTATCGTCACGCCGGTGACCGGCTTTCTGCTGCTCGATTCCGCCATGGAAGGCAATTGGGACGTCTTCCAGAATGCGCTCGGCCACATCATCCTGCCCGGCTCGATCCTCGGTTATTATTCCGTCGCCTATATCAGCCGCATGTCGCGCAGCTTCATGCTGGAGCAGCTCGGCCAGGAATACATCATCACGGCGCGCGCCAAGGGGCTGGCCTCCCGCCAGGTGATCTGGCGCCATGCCTTCCGCAACATCCGCGTCCAGCTCCTGACCATCATAGCGCTGACGCTCGGCGGCCTGCTTGAAGGCGCGGTGCTGATCGAGACCGTCTTTGCCTGGCCGGGGCTCGGCCAGTATCTCACCCGCGGCCTGCAGATGAACGACATGAATGTTGTCATGGGTGCGGTTCTCACCATCGGGATCGTCTTCCTGATCATCAACATCACGTCGGATGTGCTCTACCGCATCCTCGACCCGAGAACACGGTGA
- a CDS encoding ABC transporter permease — MAIPISPSRPTPPGIRGWLLAPEPKGTLHASLQQFYQGWLKFREHPLGVVGLVVILILIITAAAAPLLTQYDPIAQNMAIRLSPPSWDHILGTDNFGRDVFARIIYGARTTLDIIILVTIIVAPIGLLIGTCSGYFGGIVDEVLMRITDIFLSFPGLVLALGFAAALGPGITNAIIAISLTAWPPIARLARAETLSLRQMDYIAAVRLQGASSAAVIMRHILPMCVPSVIVRVTLNMAGIILTAAGLGFLGLGAQPPWPEWGAMAATGREFMLDSPWVIAAPGIAIAVVSLAFNLVGDALRDVLDPRGGE; from the coding sequence ATGGCGATACCCATTTCCCCATCTCGCCCCACGCCTCCCGGCATTCGCGGCTGGCTTCTCGCCCCTGAACCCAAGGGTACGCTGCATGCGTCTCTGCAGCAATTCTACCAGGGCTGGCTGAAATTCCGTGAACATCCGCTCGGCGTCGTTGGCCTAGTGGTTATCCTGATCCTCATCATAACCGCCGCCGCTGCCCCGCTTCTGACGCAATACGATCCGATCGCCCAGAACATGGCGATCCGCCTGTCGCCCCCCTCCTGGGACCACATTCTCGGAACCGACAATTTCGGTCGCGACGTCTTCGCCCGCATCATTTACGGCGCACGCACGACGCTCGACATCATCATCCTCGTGACGATCATCGTCGCACCGATCGGGCTCTTGATCGGCACCTGCTCCGGTTATTTCGGCGGCATTGTCGATGAGGTGCTGATGCGCATCACGGATATCTTCCTCTCCTTCCCCGGTCTCGTATTGGCGCTCGGCTTTGCGGCAGCTCTCGGTCCCGGCATCACCAATGCGATCATCGCGATCTCGCTGACTGCCTGGCCGCCGATCGCCCGCCTCGCCCGCGCCGAAACGCTGAGCCTCAGGCAAATGGACTATATCGCCGCGGTGCGGCTGCAAGGCGCATCCTCGGCCGCCGTCATCATGCGCCATATTCTGCCGATGTGCGTACCCTCGGTCATCGTCCGCGTGACGCTCAACATGGCCGGCATCATCCTGACCGCCGCCGGCCTCGGCTTCCTCGGCCTTGGCGCCCAGCCGCCATGGCCGGAATGGGGCGCGATGGCCGCCACCGGCCGCGAGTTCATGCTCGACAGCCCCTGGGTTATCGCCGCACCCGGCATTGCAATCGCAGTCGTCAGCCTTGCTTTCAACCTCGTCGGCGATGCCCTGCGCGACGTACTCGACCCCAGAGGTGGCGAATGA
- a CDS encoding ABC transporter ATP-binding protein: protein MTEPLIDVRNMEISFAHGFVKAVRGVSFQLGREKLGIVGESGSGKSTVGRAIMRLLPPTAKVTADRMTFKGTDILAASEKQMMDIRGKQIGLILQDPKYSLNPVMRVGEQIAETYRLHYPKAGKKAAEKKVLEMLEAVKIRDPQRVFRLYPHEVSGGMGQRIMIAMMLIAEPEVLIADEPTSALDVTVRLDVLALLDELIARRNLGLIFISHDLNLIRKFCDRVLIMYAGRVVEVLKASELDNAQHPYTQGLLASLPSIENPPARLPTLTRDPSWLTQPTIGVPS from the coding sequence ATGACCGAACCGCTCATCGATGTCAGAAATATGGAAATCTCCTTCGCCCACGGCTTCGTGAAAGCTGTGCGCGGCGTGAGCTTCCAACTCGGCCGCGAAAAGCTCGGCATCGTCGGCGAATCCGGCTCCGGCAAATCGACCGTCGGCCGGGCCATCATGCGGCTCCTGCCGCCGACCGCAAAGGTCACCGCCGACCGGATGACGTTCAAAGGCACCGATATTCTGGCCGCCAGTGAAAAGCAGATGATGGATATCCGCGGCAAGCAGATCGGCCTCATCCTGCAGGACCCGAAATATTCGCTAAACCCGGTCATGCGCGTCGGCGAGCAGATCGCCGAGACCTATCGGCTGCATTATCCGAAAGCCGGCAAGAAGGCCGCTGAGAAGAAGGTGCTGGAAATGCTGGAAGCGGTAAAGATCCGCGATCCGCAGCGCGTCTTCCGGCTCTATCCGCACGAAGTCTCAGGCGGCATGGGTCAGCGCATCATGATCGCCATGATGCTGATCGCCGAGCCGGAAGTACTGATCGCCGACGAACCCACGTCGGCGCTCGACGTGACCGTGCGCCTCGACGTTCTGGCGCTGCTCGACGAACTGATCGCCCGGCGCAACCTCGGCCTGATCTTCATCAGCCACGATTTGAACCTGATCCGTAAATTCTGCGACCGGGTGCTGATCATGTATGCGGGACGCGTCGTCGAAGTGCTGAAGGCGTCCGAACTCGATAATGCCCAGCACCCCTATACCCAAGGGCTGCTCGCCTCGCTGCCGTCCATCGAAAACCCGCCGGCACGCCTGCCGACGCTGACGCGCGATCCGTCCTGGCTGACGCAACCCACGATCGGAGTGCCGTCATGA
- a CDS encoding ABC transporter ATP-binding protein — protein MIDVENLTVRFGPRTPLVVKGISFTVERGKSFGLVGESGCGKSTVLRAISGLNRNYGGRISLDGKPLEPERSKAFFRDVQMVFQDPYGSLHPRKTVRSQLIEPLRNQNLPIKENAVSDVLKAVGLDPGLGYRFPHQLSGGQRQRVAIARALILDPPVLLLDEPTSALDVSVQAEILNLLADLQKERGLTYLLVSHDMAVIAHLCSRVAIMNGGEVVEETGIEQIRSGHVQHPYSQRLLSASRAYGKQEMRPVEVMNSA, from the coding sequence ATGATCGACGTCGAAAACCTCACCGTGCGGTTTGGCCCGCGCACGCCGCTCGTTGTGAAGGGCATCAGCTTCACCGTCGAACGCGGGAAATCCTTCGGCCTCGTCGGCGAATCCGGCTGCGGCAAATCCACCGTGCTCCGCGCGATTTCCGGCCTCAACCGCAATTACGGCGGACGGATTTCGCTGGATGGCAAGCCGCTGGAGCCGGAACGGAGCAAAGCCTTCTTCCGCGACGTCCAGATGGTCTTCCAGGACCCCTACGGCTCGCTGCATCCGCGCAAGACAGTTCGCTCGCAGTTGATCGAACCACTGCGCAATCAGAACCTGCCGATCAAGGAAAACGCTGTTTCCGACGTGCTGAAAGCAGTCGGTCTCGATCCCGGCCTGGGCTATCGGTTCCCGCATCAGCTTTCCGGCGGCCAGCGGCAGCGCGTCGCGATCGCCCGCGCATTGATCCTCGACCCGCCTGTTCTGTTGCTCGACGAGCCGACCTCGGCGCTCGACGTTTCCGTGCAGGCGGAAATCCTCAATCTGCTCGCCGACCTGCAGAAGGAACGCGGGTTGACCTACCTGCTGGTGAGCCACGACATGGCCGTCATTGCGCATCTCTGCAGCCGCGTCGCGATCATGAACGGCGGCGAGGTCGTCGAGGAAACCGGCATCGAGCAGATCCGCTCGGGCCATGTCCAGCACCCATATTCCCAACGGCTTCTTTCCGCCAGCCGCGCTTACGGCAAGCAGGAAATGCGCCCGGTCGAGGTCATGAACTCGGCCTGA